A region from the Acuticoccus sediminis genome encodes:
- a CDS encoding Gfo/Idh/MocA family protein, which produces MFRFSVVGLGMAVTPHASALADLAHRVEIIQAATRAPDRAAAFTAATGVPADTDVHAALTHPDADAVLLLTPPDTHFALGQVALDAGKHLLVEKPLDRTLASAEALVAHAAERGRTLGVVLQHRFRDAALRLAGIVADGGLGQLTMASVSVPWWRPQSYYDQPGRGTLARDGGGVLLTQAIHVVDLFRALTGPVEVVAAEATTTPTHDMETEDYASALLRLDGGAPGVLMTTTACYPGLPERIEIAGTKGSATLVGDALEVRWLTGETESLAAGDSGGTGADPMAFSSEPHRRLIADFVDAVETGRAPRASGDEALATHRLINEILGLTEVPVA; this is translated from the coding sequence ATGTTTCGATTCAGCGTGGTTGGTCTGGGCATGGCCGTCACACCCCATGCCAGCGCTTTGGCTGATCTTGCCCATCGCGTTGAAATCATTCAGGCCGCCACCCGCGCACCGGACCGCGCGGCAGCGTTTACCGCCGCCACCGGCGTTCCCGCCGACACCGACGTCCACGCCGCGCTGACCCATCCGGACGCCGACGCCGTCCTCCTCCTGACGCCGCCCGACACGCACTTCGCGTTGGGGCAGGTCGCGCTCGACGCCGGCAAGCACCTCCTCGTCGAGAAGCCGCTCGACCGCACGCTGGCAAGCGCCGAGGCGCTGGTGGCCCACGCGGCGGAGCGCGGGCGCACGCTGGGCGTCGTCCTGCAGCACCGCTTCCGTGACGCGGCGCTGCGGCTGGCGGGAATCGTCGCGGATGGCGGGCTCGGGCAGCTCACCATGGCAAGCGTCAGCGTCCCCTGGTGGCGCCCGCAGAGCTACTACGACCAGCCGGGCCGGGGCACCCTCGCCCGCGACGGCGGCGGCGTCCTGCTGACCCAGGCGATCCACGTGGTGGACCTCTTCCGCGCCCTCACCGGCCCCGTCGAAGTGGTCGCCGCCGAGGCCACCACGACGCCGACCCACGACATGGAGACCGAGGACTACGCCTCGGCGCTGCTGCGCCTCGACGGTGGTGCGCCGGGGGTCCTGATGACGACAACCGCCTGCTACCCCGGCCTCCCGGAGCGGATCGAGATCGCCGGCACCAAGGGGAGCGCGACGCTGGTGGGCGACGCGCTCGAGGTGCGGTGGCTCACGGGCGAGACGGAGAGCCTCGCGGCGGGCGACTCGGGCGGCACCGGTGCGGACCCGATGGCCTTCTCCAGCGAGCCCCACCGGCGTCTCATCGCCGACTTCGTCGACGCGGTGGAGACCGGCCGCGCGCCACGGGCCTCCGGCGACGAGGCGCTCGCGACCCACCGGCTGATCAACGAGATCCTCGGCCTCACCGAGGTTCCCGTCGCCTGA
- a CDS encoding HAD-IA family hydrolase — protein sequence MRAAGQSYRAFVFDLDGTIIDSAPALQAIAATFLARHDREPLSLEQTKAFIGDGSRVFFRRMLAARDLDAADDFEQRYAAFQGDYAAGSPHDNRLFPNAGEALATLAEAGIAMALCTNKPERPTRIVLDALGLAPIFGAVVTGDTLPETKPHPGPLLHAIAELGGATGEALFVGDSEVDARTAVAAGVDFAFHEAGYARERDGIRPVTRFNDWSDFAAFARRHALAATG from the coding sequence GTGAGGGCGGCCGGGCAGAGCTACCGCGCGTTCGTCTTCGATCTCGACGGGACGATCATCGACTCCGCACCCGCCCTGCAGGCGATCGCCGCAACGTTCCTCGCCCGGCACGACCGCGAGCCGCTGTCGCTGGAGCAGACGAAGGCGTTCATCGGCGACGGGTCGCGCGTCTTCTTCCGGCGCATGCTGGCCGCGCGCGACCTCGACGCCGCCGACGACTTCGAGCAGCGCTATGCGGCCTTTCAGGGCGACTACGCCGCCGGCTCGCCCCACGACAACCGCCTGTTCCCGAATGCCGGGGAAGCGCTGGCCACGCTGGCGGAGGCCGGCATCGCCATGGCGCTCTGCACCAACAAGCCGGAGCGGCCGACGCGCATTGTCCTCGACGCGCTCGGCCTCGCCCCGATCTTCGGTGCCGTCGTCACCGGCGACACATTGCCGGAGACGAAGCCGCATCCGGGACCGCTTCTCCACGCCATCGCCGAACTCGGCGGCGCGACGGGGGAGGCGCTCTTCGTGGGCGACAGCGAGGTCGACGCGCGCACGGCGGTCGCGGCCGGCGTCGACTTCGCGTTCCACGAGGCCGGCTACGCCCGCGAGAGGGACGGGATCCGCCCCGTCACCCGCTTCAACGACTGGTCGGACTTCGCCGCGTTCGCCCGCCGCCACGCGTTGGCCGCGACGGGCTGA
- a CDS encoding HAD-IA family hydrolase produces MQPEALIFDVDGTLAETEEAHRVAFNAAFAAAGLDWHWGRARYTALLAVTGGKERIAHWCRSIGVEVDDPVIRALHADKTVRYSRLVAGGAVALRPGVRTLVETARAEGVRLAIATTTSRPNVDALIEAAFGEPSTAVFEVIAAGDEVPLKKPDPAVYRLALERLGVPAGATAALEDSANGVRAARAAGIACVATPGVYTTGDDFTGAAVIESLEGLGPSDVMALAASAHGTAVHA; encoded by the coding sequence ATGCAGCCTGAGGCGCTTATCTTCGACGTGGACGGGACCCTCGCGGAGACCGAGGAGGCGCATCGCGTCGCCTTCAACGCGGCATTCGCCGCCGCCGGGCTCGACTGGCACTGGGGACGCGCGCGCTACACCGCGCTCCTCGCCGTGACCGGCGGCAAGGAGCGCATCGCCCACTGGTGCCGCAGCATCGGCGTGGAGGTGGACGATCCGGTGATCCGCGCGCTCCACGCCGACAAGACGGTGCGCTACAGCCGGCTCGTGGCAGGCGGCGCGGTCGCGCTGCGTCCCGGCGTGCGGACGCTCGTCGAGACGGCCCGCGCCGAGGGGGTCCGCCTCGCGATCGCCACCACGACGAGCCGGCCCAACGTCGACGCGCTGATCGAGGCGGCCTTCGGCGAACCGAGTACGGCGGTCTTCGAGGTCATCGCCGCCGGCGACGAGGTGCCGCTGAAGAAGCCCGACCCGGCGGTGTACCGCCTCGCGCTCGAGCGGCTCGGCGTGCCGGCGGGCGCGACGGCGGCACTGGAGGACTCGGCGAACGGAGTGCGTGCCGCCCGGGCCGCCGGGATCGCCTGTGTCGCGACGCCCGGCGTCTACACCACCGGCGACGACTTCACCGGCGCTGCGGTTATCGAGAGCCTCGAGGGGCTCGGTCCGTCCGACGTCATGGCGCTCGCCGCGTCCGCACACGGCACGGCGGTGCACGCGTGA
- the rpe gene encoding ribulose-phosphate 3-epimerase — MTFDRLPKIAPSILSAEFADFGRECEAIEAEGADWVHVDVMDGHFVPNITFGPPLVRAIRRHIRTVMDVHLMIAPVDPYIGAFADAGADVITAHAEAGPHLDRTLQAIRAAGCKAGVALNPATPAEAIAHVMDRIDLVCVMTVNPGFGGQSFIPAMVPKVARLREMIGDRPIHIEIDGGVTPETAPLVVAAGADVLVAGSAVFKGGSVGRPGPYGANIRAIREAATAACRSHAA, encoded by the coding sequence ATGACGTTCGACCGCTTGCCGAAGATCGCCCCGTCGATCCTCTCCGCGGAGTTCGCCGACTTCGGGCGCGAGTGCGAGGCGATCGAGGCCGAGGGCGCCGACTGGGTCCATGTGGACGTGATGGACGGTCACTTCGTGCCCAACATCACCTTCGGCCCGCCGCTGGTGAGGGCGATCCGCCGCCACATCAGGACGGTCATGGATGTCCACCTGATGATCGCGCCGGTCGACCCCTACATCGGCGCCTTCGCCGACGCGGGCGCCGACGTCATCACCGCTCACGCCGAGGCCGGCCCGCACCTCGACCGGACCCTCCAGGCGATCCGGGCCGCGGGCTGCAAGGCGGGCGTCGCGCTCAACCCCGCGACCCCGGCGGAAGCGATCGCCCACGTCATGGACCGTATCGACCTCGTGTGCGTGATGACGGTGAACCCCGGCTTCGGCGGGCAGAGCTTCATTCCGGCGATGGTCCCGAAGGTCGCTCGCCTGCGCGAGATGATCGGCGACCGGCCGATCCACATCGAGATCGATGGCGGCGTGACGCCGGAGACCGCGCCGCTCGTCGTCGCTGCGGGGGCGGACGTGCTCGTCGCCGGTTCGGCCGTCTTCAAGGGCGGGTCGGTCGGCCGGCCCGGGCCCTACGGCGCCAACATCCGCGCCATCCGGGAGGCGGCGACGGCCGCGTGTCGCTCCCATGCAGCCTGA
- the cbbX gene encoding CbbX protein yields the protein MEQGGDTEPVDLRADFETSGVRAVLDDLDRELIGLAPVKQRIRETAALLLVDRARKRLGLAQETPTLHMSFTGNPGTGKTTVALKMADLLHRLGYVRKGHLVSVTRDDLVGQYIGHTAPKTKEVLKKAMGGVLFIDEAYYLYRPENERDYGQEAIEILLQVMENNRDDLVVILAGYADRMERFFSSNPGFRSRIAHHIEFPDYENDELLHIAEQMLAAQNYTLSEGARQAMAEYIPLRRGQRHFANARSIRNALDRARLRQANRLFDAAAGPLGAAELSTIEAEDIRASRVFSGGLDAQRDTT from the coding sequence ATGGAGCAGGGCGGAGACACCGAGCCGGTGGACCTTCGCGCCGACTTCGAGACCTCCGGCGTCCGTGCCGTGCTCGACGACCTCGACCGCGAGCTGATCGGCCTCGCGCCCGTCAAGCAGCGCATCCGCGAGACGGCCGCGCTCCTGCTGGTCGACCGGGCGCGCAAGCGGCTCGGCCTCGCCCAGGAGACGCCGACGCTGCACATGAGCTTCACAGGCAACCCCGGCACCGGGAAGACGACGGTCGCGCTCAAGATGGCCGACCTGCTGCACCGCCTCGGCTACGTGCGCAAGGGCCACCTCGTCTCGGTCACCCGCGACGACCTCGTCGGCCAGTACATCGGCCACACGGCGCCGAAGACGAAGGAGGTGCTGAAGAAGGCGATGGGCGGCGTCCTCTTCATCGACGAGGCGTACTACCTCTACCGCCCCGAGAACGAGCGCGACTACGGGCAGGAGGCGATCGAGATCCTGCTCCAGGTGATGGAGAACAACCGCGACGACCTCGTCGTGATCCTAGCCGGCTACGCGGACCGGATGGAGAGGTTCTTCAGCTCCAACCCCGGTTTCCGCTCGCGCATCGCCCACCACATCGAGTTCCCCGACTACGAGAACGACGAGCTCCTCCACATCGCCGAGCAGATGCTGGCGGCGCAGAACTACACGCTCAGCGAAGGCGCCCGGCAGGCGATGGCCGAGTACATTCCGCTGCGCCGCGGCCAGCGCCACTTCGCCAACGCACGCTCGATCCGCAACGCGCTCGACCGGGCGCGCCTGCGCCAGGCGAACCGCCTGTTCGACGCCGCCGCCGGCCCGCTCGGCGCCGCCGAGCTCTCCACGATCGAGGCGGAGGACATCCGTGCCAGCCGCGTCTTCTCCGGCGGGCTCGACGCACAAAGGGACACGACATGA
- a CDS encoding ribulose bisphosphate carboxylase small subunit: protein MRVTQGAFSFLPDLTDEDIHTQAQYCIDNGWAVSVEWTDDPHPRNVYWEMWGHPMFDNPDAAAVVFEVNECRKAHGGDYIRVVAFDSSPGWESVRLAFIVNRPAKEPGFRLVRQEGEGRKIHYTIESYVTVRAPEGERYSAAT from the coding sequence ATGCGTGTCACCCAAGGCGCTTTCTCGTTCCTCCCCGACCTGACGGACGAGGACATTCACACCCAGGCGCAATACTGCATCGACAATGGCTGGGCCGTCTCGGTCGAGTGGACCGACGACCCGCACCCCCGCAACGTCTACTGGGAGATGTGGGGCCACCCGATGTTCGACAATCCGGACGCGGCGGCCGTGGTCTTCGAGGTCAACGAGTGCCGCAAGGCCCACGGCGGGGACTACATCCGCGTCGTCGCCTTCGACTCCTCGCCCGGCTGGGAGTCGGTGCGGCTCGCCTTCATCGTCAACCGTCCCGCGAAGGAGCCCGGTTTCCGCCTCGTGCGGCAGGAGGGCGAGGGGCGGAAGATCCACTACACGATCGAATCCTACGTGACGGTGCGCGCGCCTGAAGGCGAGCGCTACTCCGCCGCGACCTGA
- a CDS encoding form I ribulose bisphosphate carboxylase large subunit, translating to MNERAQPLTAAKRYAAGVMKYAQMGYWQPDYEPKDTDVIALFRITPQDGVDPEEAAAAVAGESSTATWTVVWTDRLTNCEKYRAKAYRVDPVPNQPGVWFAYIAYELDLFEEGSIANLTASIIGNVFGFKPLKALRLEDMRLPTAYVKTFQGPATGIVVERERLQCWGRPLLGATVKPKLGLSGRNYGRVVYEALKGGLDFTKDDENINSQPFMHWRDRFLYCMEAVARASAATGEVKGTYLNVTAATMEDMYERAEFAKELGSVIVMIDLVIGYTAIQSMAKWARRNNMILHLHRAGHSTYTRQRSHGVSFRVIAKWMRLAGVDHIHAGTVVGKLEGDPATTRGYYDICREEYNQKCLEHGVFFDQDWASLNRLMPVASGGIHAGQMHQLIQHLGEDVVLQFGGGTIGHPDGIAAGAQANRVALEAMIFARNAGADYVKDGPEILARAARTCTPLRQALDTWKDVTFNYQSTDAPDFTPLESVTA from the coding sequence ATGAACGAGAGAGCCCAGCCCCTCACGGCGGCGAAGCGCTACGCGGCGGGCGTCATGAAGTACGCCCAGATGGGCTACTGGCAGCCCGACTACGAGCCGAAGGACACAGACGTCATCGCGCTCTTCCGCATCACGCCGCAGGACGGCGTCGACCCCGAGGAGGCGGCCGCCGCGGTCGCCGGCGAAAGCTCCACCGCCACGTGGACGGTGGTGTGGACCGACCGCCTGACCAACTGCGAGAAGTACCGCGCCAAGGCGTACCGCGTCGATCCGGTGCCCAACCAGCCCGGCGTCTGGTTCGCCTACATCGCCTACGAGCTCGATCTCTTCGAAGAGGGCTCGATCGCGAACCTGACGGCCTCGATCATCGGCAACGTCTTCGGCTTCAAGCCGCTGAAGGCCCTGCGCCTCGAGGACATGCGCCTGCCGACGGCCTACGTGAAGACCTTCCAGGGGCCGGCGACCGGCATCGTCGTGGAGCGCGAGCGGCTGCAGTGCTGGGGCCGTCCGCTGCTCGGCGCGACCGTGAAGCCGAAGCTCGGCCTCTCCGGGCGCAACTACGGGCGCGTCGTCTACGAGGCGCTGAAGGGCGGGCTCGACTTCACCAAGGACGACGAGAACATCAACTCGCAGCCCTTCATGCACTGGAGGGACCGCTTCCTCTACTGCATGGAGGCCGTCGCCCGCGCGTCCGCCGCGACCGGGGAGGTGAAGGGCACCTACCTCAACGTCACCGCGGCGACGATGGAGGACATGTACGAGCGCGCCGAGTTCGCCAAGGAGCTCGGGTCCGTCATCGTGATGATCGACCTCGTCATCGGCTACACGGCGATCCAGTCGATGGCCAAGTGGGCGCGCCGGAACAACATGATCCTGCATCTCCACCGGGCGGGCCACTCCACCTACACGCGGCAGAGGTCGCACGGCGTGTCGTTCCGCGTGATCGCCAAGTGGATGCGCCTCGCGGGCGTCGACCACATCCATGCCGGCACGGTCGTCGGCAAGCTGGAAGGCGATCCGGCGACGACACGCGGCTACTACGACATCTGCCGCGAGGAATATAACCAGAAGTGCCTCGAGCACGGCGTGTTCTTCGACCAGGACTGGGCCTCGCTGAACCGGCTGATGCCGGTCGCCTCGGGCGGCATCCACGCCGGGCAGATGCACCAGCTCATCCAGCACCTGGGCGAGGACGTGGTGCTCCAGTTCGGCGGCGGCACGATCGGCCACCCGGACGGCATCGCGGCGGGCGCGCAGGCCAACCGCGTGGCGCTGGAGGCGATGATCTTCGCCCGCAACGCCGGCGCCGACTACGTCAAGGACGGGCCGGAGATCCTCGCCCGCGCCGCCCGGACCTGCACGCCGCTGCGCCAGGCGCTCGATACCTGGAAGGACGTGACGTTCAACTACCAGTCGACCGACGCGCCCGACTTCACCCCGCTCGAATCCGTCACCGCGTAA
- the fba gene encoding class II fructose-bisphosphate aldolase (catalyzes the reversible aldol condensation of dihydroxyacetonephosphate and glyceraldehyde 3-phosphate in the Calvin cycle, glycolysis, and/or gluconeogenesis) has protein sequence MGLITLRQLLDHAAEHGYGVPAFNINNMEQGIAIMEAAKATDSPVIIQASRGARSYAGDNMLRAMIEALAASYPGLPICLHQDHGESVRTCLSAIQNGFTSVMMDGSLKADGKTPADYEYNVSITRWVAELAHMVGASVEGELGCLGSLETGEGDQEDGHGAVGTLSREQLLTDPDEAAAFVAETGVDALAVAIGTSHGAYKFSRKPTGDVLAMDVIEKIHARLPNTHIVMHGSSSVPQKWQDIFNAYGGEMRETYGVPVDEIVRGIRHGVRKVNIDTDLRLAATAAIRRVAATDTAQFDPRKFLKSATEAMTEVCRERFEAFGTAGQASRIKVIPMSEMAERYATGALGPVPMARAA, from the coding sequence ATGGGCCTCATCACACTGCGCCAGCTCCTCGACCATGCCGCCGAGCACGGCTACGGCGTGCCGGCCTTCAACATCAACAACATGGAGCAGGGCATCGCCATCATGGAGGCGGCGAAGGCCACCGACTCCCCCGTCATCATCCAGGCCAGCCGTGGCGCGAGGTCCTATGCCGGCGACAACATGCTGCGGGCGATGATCGAGGCGCTGGCCGCGTCCTATCCGGGCCTGCCGATCTGCCTGCACCAGGACCACGGCGAGAGCGTCAGGACCTGCCTGTCGGCGATCCAGAACGGCTTCACCTCGGTCATGATGGACGGCTCGCTGAAGGCCGACGGCAAGACCCCGGCGGACTACGAGTACAACGTGTCGATCACCCGTTGGGTGGCCGAGCTCGCCCACATGGTGGGCGCGTCGGTCGAAGGCGAGCTGGGCTGCCTCGGCTCGCTGGAGACCGGGGAGGGCGACCAGGAGGACGGCCACGGCGCCGTCGGCACGCTCTCGCGCGAGCAGCTCCTCACCGATCCGGACGAGGCCGCGGCGTTCGTTGCCGAGACCGGGGTCGACGCTCTGGCGGTCGCCATCGGCACCTCCCACGGCGCCTACAAGTTCAGCAGGAAGCCGACCGGCGACGTTCTCGCCATGGACGTGATCGAGAAGATCCACGCCCGGCTGCCGAACACGCACATCGTGATGCACGGCTCCTCGTCCGTGCCGCAGAAGTGGCAGGACATCTTCAACGCCTACGGCGGCGAGATGCGCGAGACCTACGGCGTCCCCGTCGACGAGATCGTGCGCGGCATCCGGCATGGCGTGCGCAAGGTGAACATCGACACGGACCTGCGCCTCGCGGCCACCGCCGCGATCCGCCGGGTCGCCGCCACGGACACCGCGCAGTTCGACCCGCGCAAGTTCCTGAAGTCCGCCACCGAGGCGATGACGGAGGTGTGCCGCGAGCGCTTCGAGGCCTTCGGCACGGCCGGACAGGCCTCCCGGATCAAGGTGATCCCGATGTCCGAAATGGCGGAACGATACGCCACCGGCGCGCTCGGCCCAGTCCCCATGGCCCGAGCCGCCTGA
- the tkt gene encoding transketolase → MQQFVQPSAAHTTPMANAIRVLTMDAVEKANSGHPGLPMGMADAVSVLYERFVSVDPSMPGWPDRDRVVYSAGHGSMLVYAIHHLLGFEDMTRAELENFRQLGSRTAGHPEYGHADGIETTTGPLGQGIANAVGMALAERLEAARFPDLVDHFTYVVCGDGCLMEGISHEAIDIAGHLKLGKLIVLWDDNRITIDGPTSLSTSTDQCARFEASGWHVANVDGHDREAVAAAIEAAREDERPSMIACRTVIGFGAPTMAGSHKVHGAPLGAEEIAATRAALGWTAGPFEVPQEARRPWLAVAERGRTARAAWEARLAASSRAGTFRTARAAPDAARLRTAIAGYKRTLSADAPKLATRVASQKALEVVNRTLPNMLGGSADLTGSNNTRTTGMTSVAPGDASGDYVHYGIREHAMAAMMNGIALHGGFVPYGGTFLCFADYSRPAIRLSALMGLPVVHVMTHDSIGLGEDGPTHQPVEHLAALRAIPNLMVFRPADAVETAEAWEIAVLSPRTPSVIALSRQGLPTVRTRHTDDNRTARGAYVLRSPDRRDVTLIATGSEVEIALAAADRLAEEGIGAAVVSAPCLELFRRQDGDYRAAVLGEAPRVAVEAAVELGWERWTGDAGAFVGMSGFGASGPAADLYEHFGITPAAVAEAARAVIKGTN, encoded by the coding sequence ATGCAGCAATTCGTCCAGCCGTCCGCGGCGCACACCACGCCCATGGCCAACGCCATCCGCGTCCTGACGATGGACGCGGTCGAGAAGGCCAACTCGGGCCATCCGGGCCTGCCGATGGGGATGGCCGACGCCGTCTCCGTCCTCTACGAGCGGTTCGTCTCCGTCGACCCGTCGATGCCTGGCTGGCCGGACCGGGACCGCGTGGTCTACTCGGCCGGGCACGGCTCCATGCTGGTCTACGCGATCCATCATCTCCTCGGGTTCGAGGACATGACGCGGGCCGAGCTCGAGAACTTCCGCCAGCTCGGCAGCCGCACCGCCGGCCACCCCGAGTACGGCCACGCCGACGGGATCGAGACGACGACCGGGCCGCTTGGGCAGGGGATTGCCAACGCCGTCGGCATGGCACTCGCCGAGCGGCTCGAGGCGGCGCGCTTCCCCGATCTCGTCGACCACTTCACCTACGTCGTCTGCGGCGACGGGTGCCTGATGGAGGGGATCAGCCACGAGGCGATCGACATCGCCGGCCATTTGAAGCTCGGCAAGCTCATCGTCCTGTGGGACGACAACCGGATCACCATCGACGGGCCGACGAGCCTCTCCACCTCGACCGACCAGTGCGCGCGCTTCGAGGCGTCGGGCTGGCATGTCGCCAATGTCGACGGCCACGACCGCGAGGCGGTCGCCGCGGCCATCGAGGCGGCGCGGGAGGACGAGCGGCCGTCGATGATCGCATGCCGCACGGTGATCGGCTTCGGCGCGCCGACGATGGCGGGATCCCACAAGGTCCACGGGGCGCCGCTGGGCGCGGAGGAGATCGCGGCGACCCGCGCGGCTCTGGGGTGGACGGCCGGCCCGTTCGAGGTGCCGCAGGAAGCGCGCCGCCCCTGGCTCGCCGTCGCCGAGCGCGGCCGGACGGCGCGCGCGGCCTGGGAGGCCCGCCTCGCCGCGAGCTCCCGTGCCGGCACCTTCCGGACGGCACGGGCCGCCCCGGACGCGGCGAGACTGCGCACCGCGATCGCCGGGTACAAACGCACCCTGTCCGCCGACGCGCCGAAGCTTGCGACCCGCGTCGCCTCCCAGAAGGCGCTCGAGGTGGTGAACCGGACGCTCCCGAACATGCTCGGCGGCTCGGCCGACCTGACGGGTTCCAACAACACCAGGACGACCGGGATGACATCGGTCGCCCCCGGGGATGCCTCCGGCGACTACGTCCACTACGGCATCCGCGAGCACGCGATGGCGGCGATGATGAACGGGATCGCCCTCCATGGCGGCTTCGTCCCCTACGGCGGCACCTTCCTGTGCTTCGCCGACTACTCGCGGCCCGCCATCCGCCTGTCGGCGCTCATGGGTCTGCCGGTCGTCCACGTGATGACGCACGACTCCATCGGCCTCGGCGAGGATGGGCCGACGCACCAGCCGGTGGAGCACCTCGCGGCGCTTCGGGCCATCCCGAACCTGATGGTCTTCCGGCCCGCCGATGCGGTGGAGACCGCCGAGGCCTGGGAGATCGCCGTCCTGTCGCCGCGCACGCCGAGCGTCATCGCGCTGTCCCGGCAGGGACTGCCGACGGTGCGCACCCGGCACACCGACGACAACCGCACGGCCCGCGGCGCCTATGTCCTGCGTTCGCCGGACCGCCGTGACGTCACGCTGATCGCAACCGGGTCGGAGGTGGAGATCGCGCTCGCCGCGGCCGACCGCCTCGCGGAGGAGGGGATCGGGGCCGCCGTCGTCTCGGCGCCGTGCCTGGAGCTCTTCCGCCGGCAGGACGGCGACTACCGGGCCGCGGTGCTCGGCGAGGCCCCGCGCGTCGCCGTCGAGGCGGCGGTTGAACTCGGATGGGAGCGCTGGACCGGCGACGCCGGCGCCTTCGTCGGCATGAGCGGCTTCGGCGCCTCCGGCCCCGCAGCGGACCTCTACGAACACTTCGGAATCACGCCCGCCGCCGTCGCCGAGGCCGCGCGGGCCGTCATCAAGGGGACGAACTGA
- a CDS encoding phosphoribulokinase translates to MSRKHPVISVTGSSGAGTTTIKHTFDQIFRREKISAVTIEGDAFHRFNRADMKAELQKRLDEGDATFSHFSVEANVLDELENVFRTYGETGGGKTRHYVHDDEEAERYGVPPGHFTDWREFSPGSDVLFYEGLHGAVKTDTIDIAGHADLKIGVVPVINLEWIQKIHRDKATRGYTTEAVTDVILRRMHAYVHTICPQFIQTDINFQRVPVVDTSDPFIARWIPTPDESLVVIRFANPRGIDFSYLVSMLHDSWMTRANSIVIPGPKLDLAMQLILTPMILRLVEQSKKA, encoded by the coding sequence ATGAGCCGCAAGCACCCCGTCATCTCCGTCACCGGATCGTCCGGCGCCGGCACGACGACGATCAAGCACACGTTCGACCAGATCTTCCGCCGCGAGAAGATCTCCGCCGTCACCATCGAGGGAGACGCGTTCCACCGCTTCAACCGCGCCGACATGAAGGCCGAGCTGCAGAAGCGGCTCGACGAGGGGGACGCGACGTTCTCCCACTTCTCGGTGGAGGCCAACGTCCTCGACGAGCTGGAGAACGTCTTCCGCACCTACGGCGAGACCGGCGGCGGCAAGACGCGCCACTACGTCCACGACGACGAGGAGGCCGAGCGCTACGGCGTGCCCCCCGGCCACTTCACGGACTGGCGCGAATTCTCGCCGGGCTCCGACGTCCTCTTCTACGAGGGCCTGCACGGCGCGGTGAAGACCGACACGATCGACATCGCCGGCCACGCGGACCTCAAGATCGGCGTCGTGCCCGTCATCAACCTCGAATGGATCCAGAAGATCCATCGCGACAAGGCGACCCGCGGCTACACCACGGAGGCCGTCACCGACGTCATCCTGCGCCGCATGCACGCCTACGTGCACACGATCTGTCCGCAGTTCATCCAGACGGACATCAACTTCCAGCGCGTGCCGGTGGTCGACACGTCCGACCCGTTCATCGCGCGCTGGATCCCGACGCCGGACGAGAGCCTCGTCGTGATCCGCTTCGCCAACCCGCGCGGGATCGACTTCTCGTACCTCGTCTCGATGCTCCACGATTCCTGGATGACCCGGGCCAACTCGATCGTGATCCCGGGCCCCAAGCTCGACCTGGCCATGCAGTTGATCCTGACGCCGATGATCCTGCGCCTCGTCGAGCAGAGCAAGAAAGCCTGA